The Thermoanaerobacterium thermosaccharolyticum DSM 571 region TTTTCATCAACAGATACCGCATTAGTAATCATTTTCTTGCCATCCTTAAATGACATACCTCCTATGTTTACAGATTTTATATCTACACCCCCTTCTACCATTTTTAATACATCTGTCGGATTTGTAAACAAAAGGAGAGCTTTAAAGCTATTGTATTTAGGATTTTTATATACTTCAATAGCTTTCTCAATCGTTAAAACATTTGCTTTAACTCCAGGTGGTGCAACTTGAATTAATAGTGTTTTCCTTAACTGGTCATTTGCAACTTCATCATTACAAACTATAATTCTATTACATTTTGTTTCCTTAGCCCATAATGTTGCTACTTGCCCATGTATTAATCTATCATCTATTCTTGCTAGAACTATTTCCATCATAATTCCTCCTCACAATAATTTTTACTTTCTTTAAAATTTCTAATTCCAAGCTTTGAAGCTTCTTTCAGGTGTTCCACCAAGTCATCTAAAGTCTCTGACGATCTCCTAGCATATGCCTCAATCAACATAGGTAAATTAACTCCTGTAATTACATCCATCTTTTCGTTTTCATTTGCTAAAACAATAGCAGCATTATATGGACTTCCTCCAAACAAGTCAACTAAAAACAATGCACCATCTGTTGTATTCAATTCTTTTAATACTTTTTTATATTTAGATATCAAATTTTCAATACTTTCACCTGCCTCAAAAGTTATGCTTGCAACATTCGTTTGTTTGCCATAAATAAGCTCTGATGATTTAATTAATTCTTCTGAAAATTTCCCATGTGTTCCGATTATTAGTGCTATCAATATATATACCCTCCTGTATTTATATTTTCGTATATTTTTAATTGCAAAAATCATGCCAAAAAAGTGTATTAAAAAAGTTCCACCTTATAAGCCGTGATTTATAAGGTAGAACTTTTACTTTAAATAAAATCATCAAATATATCGATACACTGTTTGATTTTTTGATACACTTTTTTGATACATTATATTAATACTGTTGCTCACACAACATTTCAGCAATTAAATAAATTTCATCATCTATTAAATTTATATTCAGTGCGTCTGAGAATATTTTACTGCAATTTCTAACTTTTTCTATTATATCCTTATTTAAATTTAATACACTATCTTTATATTTAATACTATCATTTATAATTGTTCGTTCTAAAGCACAGCCAGTATGAATAATTAGTTTTATCTTCATCGTATTGCTAAATTGTTTATTTAACTCTATTTCCAATCTATTACAAAATCTTATTAACAAATTTATAATCTTGTCTGGATTTAAAAATGTTAAAAATTGATTTAAACTATCCCTGCAAAGATTTCTAACTGCTATGTCTTGATCTTTCTTTACAATTTTGATGCTATGATTAGATACAATTTTTCTTAATAATTCTTCACCATCATCTTCAATTAGTCTTTCTAAAGATATAAATGGTACTGGCAGATTTGGATCTTTCATTCCTATGGAAGCAATTATATTATATTTATCTTTAATCTCTGATAAATCATTTTTCATATTTTTAATACCAACAGGAATAATATTAATTTTTTCGTCGGTTATATTAGTAACTATATCATTTACAAGTTCTTTTAATTTAATAGCTGTTCCTTGACCACTAGAACAAATCGTTATTATAGCTTTTTCCTTATTGCTATTGTTTTTAACTTCTGTTGCATATCCTCTAAAATCTTTTAGAGATTCGTAAATACTATCTAAATCTAAATCGTATGCGTATGACTTTCTTATTGCCTCAATTAATGTAGGTGTTGATACCATATCTAAAATTTTTACTTTTATGCCTGTTTGTTCAGTTATAACTGTATCAAAATTGCAAAGAGAACCCATATCAACAAGCAACAAAACTCCCTTGCCAGAATTTATTTTTTTTACTTTTTCAATAATAGTTTTTAATATTTCATTCGGACTAATATTAAGTGGCATATCAACTGCTTCTACCTTTTTTTCTCCCATTAGATCCCCCAACAAACTTGTTGCAACATTTACCATACTGCTAGCTGTACTATCCCCATGAGCAGCAACTATTATTCCAACATGTGCATCTTTCTCTTCTTCGATATTAACCAATAAAATGGTAATATACCCAACTTCTGCATCAGGAACAATTATATTGTACTTTTTCTCGATTAAACTTTTTATCTCAAAGGCAGTCTCAATTTCTTCCTGTTTATACTTAAGAAAATCTTTTACATCAAATGACTGTATAACCATATTATTTTTTATTCTTTTAAACAAAGCACTTAAATGAAGACCTAATGCGTATATAAATCTATCACTGTATTTTCTCTTTAATTTATTTTCAGCAAATTTTTTTATTTCACTAGCAAAATCCAAAATATTTTCATCAACCACCGATAACAATTTTTCTTTTTTATTTTTAGTATCCTCAAATTTTTTATAAAATCCCTTTAAATGAATTTTTATGTCAGTAGCAATAAATTCTTTTATGCTTTGTTCATCCATACCTTCACTTTTTAAAATACTTATCTTATCTTCAATAATTTTATATAAATTAAATGGTGGTTCTGATAAATCCTGATTTAAACTAATTAATATACGGTCATCATTTGGTGTGACAATCAATTTTCCGTTTACCAAATCACTTATTTCTTCTATATCTTTTCTTTTATTTCTAAAGTTTAGAAGACCTTCTTTAATACTAGACGGAAGCATTTTAAAGTCAATGTCTATGCTCTCTTTATTCATAAAATTTAAAAATCCTCTTGCACATATAAGCTGTATATTTGATTTAAGCTGTCCTATATTACCATAAGTTACACTGCCGATAAGTGCTTTTACAACATCTTCAGTAATACTTATTTTTTTATTCACCCTGCGGGCTTCTTTAGAAAGAAGATATCTAACCATTTCAACTTTATCACTACATGGCCTATCTTCAAAAGATGGTATATTAATTATAATTGGAATTCTCCTCATAAATGTTTTAAGTAAATGTGAATTTATATCTTCATTTGTAGCACCTATTATTAATACATTTGCCTTTCTTTTTCTTTCCGTCTCTCCCAACTTATTATATGTTCCTGTATCCATAAAATAAAATATCATTTCTTGCCCTTCTGGTGGCAATCTATGTATTTCATCAAGAAATAAAATTCCTCCATTTGCTTTTTCTACAAGCCCATCTTTGTCAGTATCTGCTCCAGTAAAGGCTCCTTTGACATGTCCAAATATCTGAGATATAAGTAGCTGTGAATTATTATAATAATCAGCACAATTAAATGCTACAAATGGTGCATTATCATCAAATCTCTTAATTTTTTTACCGTATTCAAACATAATATTTGCAAATAATGTTTTTCCTACGCCTGTCTGACCTATAATTAAAGAATGAAGTCCATTAGGTGGGTATAAAATAGCAGCCTTTGCTTGTTCTATTTGGTTTTTTAAACTGGTTTCACTGCCAATTAGACAATCAAATGGCGACATCTCAATCTTTTGTTCTTTTTCTTCTTTTATAAGCTGCTTAATGTCATCTACTTCAATTATTTCTTCGGATATCTTATCTTTTAATATTTTCTCTATCATGTCTCTATGGATATAAAGAACAGGTCTTTTTTTTATTTTTATAACCTTGTTCCTTCTAACAAGTTCATTTAATTCTTTACTAACATTTGTTCGAACTAAATGTAAATTTCGGGCTATTTCATCTGTACTCAAACCCTGTCGGTCTCTTAATTCATCAATTGTCCATTTCATTTCTTTTAAATATTTTTCTATTTTATCAATTCTTTTCATGATATCACCTTAATAGAAATTATAAATTCTAATAAAGCTAAACATATAGCACATCACATCATTTATTTTATATTTTTAATAGCAAACTTACAATAACTAATTTTTAGTTAATTTTATGCAATATCTAGATTTATAACTTGCATATTTTGATGATTAAGTTGTTTAAATTATATTAATTATTGGTATCATGAAATATCAAAAATGTTTTACCTCATAAAAATAAGGGAAAAAGAATTTTTGTATTTGTTAAAATTTTTCACTACAAATCAAGTGAAAGACACTAGCTAACCGCCGTATTCTCGCACCACCTTATGTACCTTACAATATACAACAGTTCAGCAATTAAATAAGCGAAGTTTCCTTTTTGCACTTGGCAAAAGTTATCAAAACTTCAGCAGCTATTTTATATATTTCTTTAATTCTTCTATATTTTTCGGTATATTATTTCCATCTATGATTCCCTTTTCTTTTAAAATTTCATATATTTCCAGAAGCATAGGCTTTCTCAAATCACTCCAACCAAGTTCTTTTACATTAGTAAAAATAACTTCAGGTTCGCCTTTTGCAACAACTTTTCCATTCTTCATGACATATATATAGTCAGCCCATGAATAAGCAAAATCCACATCATGAGTTGATAAAATGATCGTCTTCCCCTCTTCAATCAATCTATCAAACACACTCATAATCTCCTGTACATGATTAGGGTCTAAATAAACCGTTGGCTCATCCAGTATTATAACTTCAGGTTCCATAACTAAGATATCAGCTATTGAGACACTTTTTTTCTGCCCATAGCTTAAAAAATGGGTAGGCTTGTCTTTCACATCAATAATTTTCATTTGTTTCATGACTTTTTCCACTTTTTCTTTTACTACATTTTCTGGAACATCTAAATTCATGGGACCGAAAGAAATCTCTTGGTACACACTGGCAGAAAAAAGCTGTATATCAGGATTTTGAAAAACAATACCCACATTCTTCCTGAGTTTTGTAAGTTCAGAACGATTGTATTTTATTTCTTCCTTGTTATACAATATTTTCCCTGATTTAGGTTTTAAAATTCCATTGAAGTGCAAAAACAATGTCGTTTTACCTGCACCGTTTGGTCCCAAAACTGCTATCTTTTTACCCTTCTCTATCAACATATTTACACCATCTAGAGCTTTTGTACCATCGCTGTATTCAAAAGTAACTTCTATCGCTTCTAATATAAATTGTTTTTTCATAGTTCACCTTCTTAAAAGTATTGATGTGCTTATTAAAACTAATTCTATCAAAACAATAAATATTAAATTTCTATAACAAAATCTGTAATCTTTACTGATAACTTTTAATCCCCCATTATAACACCTTGCTTCTAAAGCCACATATAAATCCTGAGAATCTTTGTAAGACTTAATAAAAAGAGAAGATATTAAAAGTCCTAAAGACCTGTAACTATTTTCTAATGTAGCATATCCTAATCTTGAATTCTGAGATGTATAAATTTCCCCAGCGGTATCAAATAAAACAAATATCAGTCTGTAGGTTAGCTGTAGTAACTCCAAAAATAATGAAGGAATTTTCAATTTCTTTAAGATATCTATAATGTCAACTACAGGAGTAGTGAGTACGAGAAAATACAAACAAGATACTACTGCCAAAGTTCTAAAAAACAAAGTAACAGCAGTACTAATGCCTTTCGGAGTAATTCCTAAAGTTACCCCAAAAATATTAAGACTTATTAATGCAGCACTTTTATCGCCTATAACATTGATGATAATTGCTAGTACACTTATCATTAAAAAAGAAAATGGAATTAACATAAGTTTTATGTATACTTTTCCTGGAATTTTTGCTTTTAACACAGTTATCATAAACATCAAAATAATTACTGCAATGTTTGTATATATATCAAATACAAAGCACAAAATCATTGTTAAAAAGGCCAATAAAAGTTTTTCAACAGGATGTACGTTGTACATCCTGTTCGTATAAGAATAATTATCTATTGGCATTTTTTCTCCCCTTTGCAAGACCTATATAATATCCTAAAAATCCTGCGCCTATTGCCGCTTGACACGCAAACAGAAGGCTCTCAATTTCTCCACTTGGTGGCTCCCAAACTGGTTTCAACCATGGTTTGTAATTTTTGTCTACCTGAGTGATAGCCTCTGTCGCCCTGTCATCTGCACCAATAAACTCAGCATTTTTAATTGTAACAAGAGGAAACACTATTAGCGAAATAACCAACAACCCTAATATTAAATTTATCATTAAAAACTTTTTATCCCTCATACTAGCTTACCTTCTTTCTCTAAAACATTAAGCTCAATGAGTTCTTCTTTACTGTAGGCAATTAGCAAATTGATTACGAGTACAGTTAAAAGCCCCTCGCTTATCGCCAAAGGTACCTGAGTCACTGCAAAGATCCCCATAAATTTTAAGAAAGAAGCTGTAAATCCTCCTACTTCAGCCGGAAAAGCAATAGCAAGTTGGAAGGAAGTCGTCACATATGTAAACAAATCCCCAATTGAGGCAGCTAAAAATACTGCAAGCCAATTTGGACCGCCTGCCTTTTTTACTCCTTTAAATATATAATAGGAGACAATTGGTCCTACTATTGCCATAGAAAATGTATTGGCACCCAAAGTTGTTATGCCACCATGAGCCAAAAGTAACGCCTGAAACAAAAGCACTATAAGTCCTAAAACGCTCATAGCAAAAGGTCCAAAGAGTATAGCTCCAAGTCCTACACCAGTTGGATGCGAACAACTTCCTGTAACAGAAGGAATTTTAAGTGCTGAAAGCACAAAAGCAAAAGCACCTGCAAAACCCAAAAGCATTTTAAGTTTTGGATTTTTCTTTACACTTTTGTTTATCGTCATAAATCCTACAATTACAAAAGGCAAAGAAGCTATATCCCATATTATGCACCATTTAAGAGGAAGAAAACCTTCCATTATGTGCATTGAATATGCAATTTGCGGTGCCATCAAAAGCAATGCAAATACCGTTAACAACATCCATTTTTTCACATTAAACACCTCTTTTTATAAAATTTAAGCAAAAATTAAACCTCTTAACTTACCAATGGCGTTAAGAGGTTAAAAAACACAATAAATATCCTGTTATAACACCTCCTCTATCGACCGTAGAGTAAGTTTGACACAAATACAGGCAGGTCTCCTGACTTAGGTTCATCGCTCTTTACGCCTTCCCACCCGGCACTCATCAACTTCCGCTGAGAGACTAAGCAGTGGCACAATGTAAAGAGCTCACTATCACAGTGGCGGGACCGTGCAGGATTTTCACCTGCTTCCCTTTTAACCCAATTTGATTACAAATTGGGCACCTGTATTCGCCTGTTATCAAATTTTATTCTTAAATAAAGTATATCATTTTATAAATATGTTATCAATAAAAATTGAAAATGCTTTCAGTTCCAAAATTTTATGAGTTCATTCAGTTGACATTGTATAGACTGATACGCTTTTATCCTAATTGCTGGCTTGTAATTTTCATCACATCTTTCATAAGACTGTCAACATCTGTTATCACAGCAGGATAATTTACATCAGGCCTTTTTATTAAAATTACAGGAATACCTAGCATTTCAGCAGCTTCAAATTTTTCTAATATCCCTCCCACAACGCCACTTTCTTTTGTCACGATCACTTCTGCCTTTCTTTCTTTCAACATTTGATAATTTAGTTCGCTGCTGAAAGGACCTTCCATTGCTATTATATCTTTTGGTGTTAGCCCTAAATCTTCACATTTTCTTAGGACATTACTTAAAGGAAGTACTCTTGCCGTTACCTTTTTCCCCATTGCCCAGAGGAACTTAAATTTTTCGAGGTTTTTACTGCCTACAGTCAAAAAAATATTGTGATATTCTTTACATTTCTCAGCTGCTTCCTCAAAACTTTCAACTACGACGGCATTGTCATAATAAATGCTTTTCCTTTCATACCTTATATACTTTATACCAGTTTTGTTACAGGCATTTATAGCATTTACGCTTACATCTTTTGCAAACGGGTGAGTCGCATCAATTATAATATCTATATTATTTTTATAAATAAATTCAATGAGATTCAATTCATCCAGTGCGCCTTTGTGGACTTTTATTCCCTCACTAAAAAGGCTTGCACCATAATCTGTCACTGTACTTGCAATAACCTCAATACCTTTAAATTTTAATTGCTCCGTAATCTCCCTTCCGTCTTTAGTACCTGACAAGACCAGTATCATAAAATATATCCCCTCGGTGTTATCATTTTGCCTTTTTTTACAAAAGTGCTTTCGTTACCTATTATTACAATTGTCCTCATATCAATTTCATAATTTGCCATTTCTTTTAAAGTGGTAATTATCACTTGTTGTCCCTCTCTTGAAGCATTTTTTACTATTCCAACAGGAATATCCTCTCTTTTGTATTTCATAATAATTTTCTGAGCTTTTATAAGATTTTCCGGTCTTTCTTTGCTTTTAGGGTTGTATATGACAATTACAAAGTCAGCCTGTGATGAAAGTTCCAGCCTTTTTTCTATCACCTGCCAAGATATCAAATGGTCTGAAAGACTTATAACTGCAAAATCCTGCATTACAGGTGCCCCTAGTATAGCAGCTGCAGCATTTAGAGCAGTTACTCCTGGTATTACTTCTATTTTTAAATCTAGGTTTTCTTTGTGGACAACCTCATACATAAGCCCTGCCATACCATATATCCCTGCATCACCACTTGACACAATGCACACATTTTTGCCTTGCAAAGCTAATTCAACAGCTTTTTTAGCCCTGTCAATTTCTTTTCTCATTCCTAATGAAATTACCTCTTTGCCCTCAATTAAAGGTTTGATAAGGTTTATATATGTAGTATATCCTACGACTACATCACATTCTTTTAAGGAAGTGTATGCTTTAAAAGTCATGTCATTTATATCCCCAGGACCTACTCCTACGACTTTAATCCATCCCATGCCAATCCTTCTTTCTAAATTTATACACAGCTAGCGTTATCCCATTCTTTTTAAGATATGCTATCTCTTCTCCAGCGTTACTAGCCAAATAAGCAGAGGGTCTTGCAACACTTCCAACCCCTACTGTATGAAATACAAAATCAGAAATAGGAAATTTGTTTTCTATTTTTCTCAGCTCTTCTTTTGTATAAAAAACAAGAGGAATTTTTAAAAATTCCGCCAACTGAAGTATTCCTTTCTCTTCTTTTTTTATATCTATAGTAGCAATTGACTCTATGCTTTTTAATCTCAAATTTAGATTTTCAAAAGTTTCCCTTATAAAAGTAAGCAAATCCTCAAAAGCTATTCCTCTTTTGCATCCTAAGCCAATAACTACATTTTTAGGTCTTAATATGACATAAGGTTTTTCTGTCGGTTTTTTTATTTCCTTGTCAGTTATGTAAACAAAGGCATCAACTTTACTGTGAACATCGTTATTTATGTAATCTTTTAATAACGGTATTTTTTCTACACCTTCATCAAGAATAAAACGTACATTTTCCCCATTTACAAAGGCTGCACTGACCTTTTTTAAATCCTCTATATTTTCAAGATAGTAACCATAATCTTTCGCAATCACATCTAAAGATATGACGCCCTCTACATCTGTTGCAGTTGTTATAACAGGCTGTGCTCCAATTGCAGAAGCCACCTTTAAAGTAAGTTCATTTGCACCACCTACATGACCTGATAAAAGGCTTATGGCAAATTTCCCTTTTTCGTCTACTACTACAACAGCAGGGTCAGTAAATTTATCCTTCATCACTCCTGCAATTGTTCTTACCACAATCCCTGTAGCCATTACGAAGACCAATCCTTGGTATTTGGTAAATATTTTATGGACAAAGTCTTTAAAAATTCCTTTTATTACGTAATCTTCAGTGGTTGCGAATTTTTCTTTTACATATACATCTCCTTTTAACTTTTGGCCAATATCATTTGCCAACCTCGATGCATTTTTTGTGAGAGCAATTATCGCTATTCTCATAAATCTTCCTTCTTCCTGAAGCTATGAGAAAATTCTTTATCATAAAGTTTTGAATAGGCTTTTATATTTTTTAAAAAATCTCCTACAAGTATCATAGCAGTTTTATTTATTCCCTTTGATTTGACCTTTTGCGAAATGTCGCTAAGGGTACCTCTAACAATCACTTGATCTTCCCAAGTAGCTTTATAAACAATTGCAACAGGTGTATTCTCTTGGTAACCCTTTTTCAATTCTGAGACAACTCTGTCAATTTCCTGAACACTTAGAAATATCGCCATAGTAGCTCCATGACGTGATAAATCTTTTAGTTCCTGCTCTTTAGGTACTACTGTCCTTCCACCTATTCGTGTTATAATCACTGTCTGTGTTATTTCAGGAATTGTCAATTCTTTTTTCAAGACTGATGCTGCTGCCAA contains the following coding sequences:
- the cobK gene encoding precorrin-6A reductase is translated as MILVLSGTKDGREITEQLKFKGIEVIASTVTDYGASLFSEGIKVHKGALDELNLIEFIYKNNIDIIIDATHPFAKDVSVNAINACNKTGIKYIRYERKSIYYDNAVVVESFEEAAEKCKEYHNIFLTVGSKNLEKFKFLWAMGKKVTARVLPLSNVLRKCEDLGLTPKDIIAMEGPFSSELNYQMLKERKAEVIVTKESGVVGGILEKFEAAEMLGIPVILIKRPDVNYPAVITDVDSLMKDVMKITSQQLG
- the cobJ gene encoding precorrin-3B C(17)-methyltransferase; translated protein: MGWIKVVGVGPGDINDMTFKAYTSLKECDVVVGYTTYINLIKPLIEGKEVISLGMRKEIDRAKKAVELALQGKNVCIVSSGDAGIYGMAGLMYEVVHKENLDLKIEVIPGVTALNAAAAILGAPVMQDFAVISLSDHLISWQVIEKRLELSSQADFVIVIYNPKSKERPENLIKAQKIIMKYKREDIPVGIVKNASREGQQVIITTLKEMANYEIDMRTIVIIGNESTFVKKGKMITPRGYIL
- the cobM gene encoding precorrin-4 C(11)-methyltransferase, whose amino-acid sequence is MVYFIGAGPGDPELITLKGIKIIQACDVVIYAGSLVNKEILKYAKPKAEVYDSATMNLDEIIGLIVKSHKDGKDVARIHTGDPAIYGAIHEQIVRLKKENIDYEIIPGVSSFLAAASVLKKELTIPEITQTVIITRIGGRTVVPKEQELKDLSRHGATMAIFLSVQEIDRVVSELKKGYQENTPVAIVYKATWEDQVIVRGTLSDISQKVKSKGINKTAMILVGDFLKNIKAYSKLYDKEFSHSFRKKEDL
- a CDS encoding sigma 54-interacting transcriptional regulator, with the translated sequence MKRIDKIEKYLKEMKWTIDELRDRQGLSTDEIARNLHLVRTNVSKELNELVRRNKVIKIKKRPVLYIHRDMIEKILKDKISEEIIEVDDIKQLIKEEKEQKIEMSPFDCLIGSETSLKNQIEQAKAAILYPPNGLHSLIIGQTGVGKTLFANIMFEYGKKIKRFDDNAPFVAFNCADYYNNSQLLISQIFGHVKGAFTGADTDKDGLVEKANGGILFLDEIHRLPPEGQEMIFYFMDTGTYNKLGETERKRKANVLIIGATNEDINSHLLKTFMRRIPIIINIPSFEDRPCSDKVEMVRYLLSKEARRVNKKISITEDVVKALIGSVTYGNIGQLKSNIQLICARGFLNFMNKESIDIDFKMLPSSIKEGLLNFRNKRKDIEEISDLVNGKLIVTPNDDRILISLNQDLSEPPFNLYKIIEDKISILKSEGMDEQSIKEFIATDIKIHLKGFYKKFEDTKNKKEKLLSVVDENILDFASEIKKFAENKLKRKYSDRFIYALGLHLSALFKRIKNNMVIQSFDVKDFLKYKQEEIETAFEIKSLIEKKYNIIVPDAEVGYITILLVNIEEEKDAHVGIIVAAHGDSTASSMVNVATSLLGDLMGEKKVEAVDMPLNISPNEILKTIIEKVKKINSGKGVLLLVDMGSLCNFDTVITEQTGIKVKILDMVSTPTLIEAIRKSYAYDLDLDSIYESLKDFRGYATEVKNNSNKEKAIITICSSGQGTAIKLKELVNDIVTNITDEKINIIPVGIKNMKNDLSEIKDKYNIIASIGMKDPNLPVPFISLERLIEDDGEELLRKIVSNHSIKIVKKDQDIAVRNLCRDSLNQFLTFLNPDKIINLLIRFCNRLEIELNKQFSNTMKIKLIIHTGCALERTIINDSIKYKDSVLNLNKDIIEKVRNCSKIFSDALNINLIDDEIYLIAEMLCEQQY
- a CDS encoding energy-coupling factor ABC transporter permease; translation: MLLTVFALLLMAPQIAYSMHIMEGFLPLKWCIIWDIASLPFVIVGFMTINKSVKKNPKLKMLLGFAGAFAFVLSALKIPSVTGSCSHPTGVGLGAILFGPFAMSVLGLIVLLFQALLLAHGGITTLGANTFSMAIVGPIVSYYIFKGVKKAGGPNWLAVFLAASIGDLFTYVTTSFQLAIAFPAEVGGFTASFLKFMGIFAVTQVPLAISEGLLTVLVINLLIAYSKEELIELNVLEKEGKLV
- a CDS encoding energy-coupling factor ABC transporter substrate-binding protein — encoded protein: MRDKKFLMINLILGLLVISLIVFPLVTIKNAEFIGADDRATEAITQVDKNYKPWLKPVWEPPSGEIESLLFACQAAIGAGFLGYYIGLAKGRKNANR
- a CDS encoding energy-coupling factor ABC transporter ATP-binding protein, with the protein product MKKQFILEAIEVTFEYSDGTKALDGVNMLIEKGKKIAVLGPNGAGKTTLFLHFNGILKPKSGKILYNKEEIKYNRSELTKLRKNVGIVFQNPDIQLFSASVYQEISFGPMNLDVPENVVKEKVEKVMKQMKIIDVKDKPTHFLSYGQKKSVSIADILVMEPEVIILDEPTVYLDPNHVQEIMSVFDRLIEEGKTIILSTHDVDFAYSWADYIYVMKNGKVVAKGEPEVIFTNVKELGWSDLRKPMLLEIYEILKEKGIIDGNNIPKNIEELKKYIK
- the cbiQ gene encoding cobalt ECF transporter T component CbiQ; the protein is MPIDNYSYTNRMYNVHPVEKLLLAFLTMILCFVFDIYTNIAVIILMFMITVLKAKIPGKVYIKLMLIPFSFLMISVLAIIINVIGDKSAALISLNIFGVTLGITPKGISTAVTLFFRTLAVVSCLYFLVLTTPVVDIIDILKKLKIPSLFLELLQLTYRLIFVLFDTAGEIYTSQNSRLGYATLENSYRSLGLLISSLFIKSYKDSQDLYVALEARCYNGGLKVISKDYRFCYRNLIFIVLIELVLISTSILLRR
- a CDS encoding PTS sugar transporter subunit IIA — protein: MIALIIGTHGKFSEELIKSSELIYGKQTNVASITFEAGESIENLISKYKKVLKELNTTDGALFLVDLFGGSPYNAAIVLANENEKMDVITGVNLPMLIEAYARRSSETLDDLVEHLKEASKLGIRNFKESKNYCEEEL
- a CDS encoding mannose/fructose/sorbose PTS transporter subunit IIB; this translates as MEIVLARIDDRLIHGQVATLWAKETKCNRIIVCNDEVANDQLRKTLLIQVAPPGVKANVLTIEKAIEVYKNPKYNSFKALLLFTNPTDVLKMVEGGVDIKSVNIGGMSFKDGKKMITNAVSVDEKDIEAFKKLHEMGIELEIRKVSSDPKIDLMSKI
- the cbiG gene encoding cobalt-precorrin 5A hydrolase, whose product is MRIAIIALTKNASRLANDIGQKLKGDVYVKEKFATTEDYVIKGIFKDFVHKIFTKYQGLVFVMATGIVVRTIAGVMKDKFTDPAVVVVDEKGKFAISLLSGHVGGANELTLKVASAIGAQPVITTATDVEGVISLDVIAKDYGYYLENIEDLKKVSAAFVNGENVRFILDEGVEKIPLLKDYINNDVHSKVDAFVYITDKEIKKPTEKPYVILRPKNVVIGLGCKRGIAFEDLLTFIRETFENLNLRLKSIESIATIDIKKEEKGILQLAEFLKIPLVFYTKEELRKIENKFPISDFVFHTVGVGSVARPSAYLASNAGEEIAYLKKNGITLAVYKFRKKDWHGMD